The DNA window TCAGGAGCTGGTCGATGAAACCTTGGTGGAAAAACGAAGGGGGGTGGGTATGTACGTGACTGAAGGCGCAGTGGAAAAACTGCTGGCATCCGAACGGGAGCGCTTCCTGCGCGAGGAATGGCCGGCGATGGTCGAACGCATCCGCCGGCTCGGGCTGGACCTGGAGCAGCTGTTGCGCGGCGCGCAGCCGGGGAGCGCACCATGAGCGCCGTCATCACCGCCCGCAATCTCGTCAAGCGCTATGGCAAGAGCACCGCGCTCGACGGCCTGACCTTCGACGTGCAGCCG is part of the Pseudoduganella lutea genome and encodes:
- a CDS encoding GntR family transcriptional regulator: MWNDNAPIYRQLKERMIGMMLDGLLKPGDALPSVRQVAADYQLNPITVSRAYQELVDETLVEKRRGVGMYVTEGAVEKLLASERERFLREEWPAMVERIRRLGLDLEQLLRGAQPGSAP